The following coding sequences lie in one Arachis hypogaea cultivar Tifrunner chromosome 4, arahy.Tifrunner.gnm2.J5K5, whole genome shotgun sequence genomic window:
- the LOC112796245 gene encoding probable ribose-5-phosphate isomerase 4, chloroplastic isoform X1 — translation MNMNQMASLTCSSSSSFSTKLPLHSTTPLKRRRRSNHDFLRMVTRSCLDDSSALLRAAQYTVDTYVKSGMVVGLGSGHASGMAIQHLGRQLRTGNLKDIVGIPMSVASASEAAKSGIPLDTYQDSTQIDFAFDDADAIEEGTLVAIIGRRKLQSEESILQEKSILYAANKLVFIIEENQYKGGLEGSIPVLIQSVWRRPAIGQAGPLGGDFPLVTKEGCNVLDLIFTSPIASLAEVAKRLDTVDGVVDHGVVSKIPCTVVIASPNGMKILDKLTADIVG, via the exons ATGAACATGAATCAAATGGCTTCTTTAACTTGttcatcatcttcatccttctcaacaaagcttcctcttcattccaCAACACctctaaaaagaagaagaagaagcaaccacGATTTTCTAAGAATGGTGACTCGTTCCTGTCTCGATGACAGTTCCGCACTTCTCCGAGCAGCTCAATACACT GTAGACACATATGTGAAAAGTGGAATGGTTGTAGGATTGGGGTCTGGTCATGCTTCTGGTATGGCAATTCAGCATTTGGGTCGCCAGCTTCGTACCGGTAATTTGAAGGACATAGTAGGGATTCCCAT GTCTGTTGCAAGTGCAAGCGAGGCAGCAAAGTCTGGGATACCATTGGATACCTACCAAGACAGTACTCAA ATTGATTTTGCCTTTGATGATGCTGATGCTATAGAAGAAGGGACACTTGTGGCTATCATTGGGCGCCGTAAACTGCAAAGTGAGGAATCCATACTGCAGGAGAAG TCCATACTGTATGCCGCCAATAAACTTGTGTTCATTATCGAAGAAAACCAGTACAAAGGTGGACTGGAAGGTTCTATTCCAGTTTTAATTCAGTCT GTTTGGAGAAGACCGGCGATAGGACAAGCAGGTCCATTAGGAGGTGACTTCCCCCTAGTCACCAAAGAAGGATGTAATGTTCTTGATCTTATATTTACTTCTCCAATTGCAAGCCTTG CTGAAGTAGCAAAACGCCTTGATACTGTGGATGGTGTTGTTGACCATGGGGTCGTATCTAAAATCCC ATGTACAGTGGTAATTGCTTCTCCGAATGGGATGAAAATTTTGGACAAATTGACCGCAGATATAGTGGGATAG
- the LOC112796245 gene encoding probable ribose-5-phosphate isomerase 4, chloroplastic isoform X3, whose translation MAIQHLGRQLRTGNLKDIVGIPMSVASASEAAKSGIPLDTYQDSTQIDFAFDDADAIEEGTLVAIIGRRKLQSEESILQEKSILYAANKLVFIIEENQYKGGLEGSIPVLIQSPTWLATAEEIDDIFLGDAEVWRRPAIGQAGPLGGDFPLVTKEGCNVLDLIFTSPIASLAEVAKRLDTVDGVVDHGVVSKIPCTVVIASPNGMKILDKLTADIVG comes from the exons ATGGCAATTCAGCATTTGGGTCGCCAGCTTCGTACCGGTAATTTGAAGGACATAGTAGGGATTCCCAT GTCTGTTGCAAGTGCAAGCGAGGCAGCAAAGTCTGGGATACCATTGGATACCTACCAAGACAGTACTCAA ATTGATTTTGCCTTTGATGATGCTGATGCTATAGAAGAAGGGACACTTGTGGCTATCATTGGGCGCCGTAAACTGCAAAGTGAGGAATCCATACTGCAGGAGAAG TCCATACTGTATGCCGCCAATAAACTTGTGTTCATTATCGAAGAAAACCAGTACAAAGGTGGACTGGAAGGTTCTATTCCAGTTTTAATTCAGTCT CCAACCTGGCTGGCAACCGCCGAAGAGATTGATGATATATTTCTGGGCGATGCCGAG GTTTGGAGAAGACCGGCGATAGGACAAGCAGGTCCATTAGGAGGTGACTTCCCCCTAGTCACCAAAGAAGGATGTAATGTTCTTGATCTTATATTTACTTCTCCAATTGCAAGCCTTG CTGAAGTAGCAAAACGCCTTGATACTGTGGATGGTGTTGTTGACCATGGGGTCGTATCTAAAATCCC ATGTACAGTGGTAATTGCTTCTCCGAATGGGATGAAAATTTTGGACAAATTGACCGCAGATATAGTGGGATAG
- the LOC112796245 gene encoding probable ribose-5-phosphate isomerase 4, chloroplastic isoform X2, giving the protein MNMNQMASLTCSSSSSFSTKLPLHSTTPLKRRRRSNHDFLRMVTRSCLDDSSALLRAAQYTVDTYVKSGMVVGLGSGHASGMAIQHLGRQLRTGNLKDIVGIPMSVASASEAAKSGIPLDTYQDSTQIDFAFDDADAIEEGTLVAIIGRRKLQSEESILQEKSILYAANKLVFIIEENQYKGGLEGSIPVLIQSPTWLATAEEIDDIFLGDAEVWRRPAIGQAGPLGGDFPLVTKEGCNVLDLIFTSPIASLAEVAKRLDTVDGVVDHGVVSKIPCTVVIASPNGMKILDKLTADIVG; this is encoded by the exons ATGAACATGAATCAAATGGCTTCTTTAACTTGttcatcatcttcatccttctcaacaaagcttcctcttcattccaCAACACctctaaaaagaagaagaagaagcaaccacGATTTTCTAAGAATGGTGACTCGTTCCTGTCTCGATGACAGTTCCGCACTTCTCCGAGCAGCTCAATACACT GTAGACACATATGTGAAAAGTGGAATGGTTGTAGGATTGGGGTCTGGTCATGCTTCTGGTATGGCAATTCAGCATTTGGGTCGCCAGCTTCGTACCGGTAATTTGAAGGACATAGTAGGGATTCCCAT GTCTGTTGCAAGTGCAAGCGAGGCAGCAAAGTCTGGGATACCATTGGATACCTACCAAGACAGTACTCAA ATTGATTTTGCCTTTGATGATGCTGATGCTATAGAAGAAGGGACACTTGTGGCTATCATTGGGCGCCGTAAACTGCAAAGTGAGGAATCCATACTGCAGGAGAAG TCCATACTGTATGCCGCCAATAAACTTGTGTTCATTATCGAAGAAAACCAGTACAAAGGTGGACTGGAAGGTTCTATTCCAGTTTTAATTCAGTCT CCAACCTGGCTGGCAACCGCCGAAGAGATTGATGATATATTTCTGGGCGATGCCGAG GTTTGGAGAAGACCGGCGATAGGACAAGCAGGTCCATTAGGAGGTGACTTCCCCCTAGTCACCAAAGAAGGATGTAATGTTCTTGATCTTATATTTACTTCTCCAATTGCAAGCCTTG CTGAAGTAGCAAAACGCCTTGATACTGTGGATGGTGTTGTTGACCATGGGGTCGTATCTAAAATCCC ATGTACAGTGGTAATTGCTTCTCCGAATGGGATGAAAATTTTGGACAAATTGACCGCAGATATAGTGGGATAG
- the LOC112796246 gene encoding uncharacterized protein yields MASEESFLVLVHYRGSIKRKTRSGVKFTDKDPLCIIVTPTTTYDALVSSVLEKLGVEGVKRVKKFFYRIPTAVLHDTVKFDCFTIGSDEDLQVMFLSRRQFPEVRTPELLAKLVDVVSSSGGSNRNATTIAAVADSSSRPAVASSSAPVYEPPIQPVASPSFAVDLSGNVGDEVRYGEHIPTEVHCPTPAGVGDGLFDDPDDDDVEPDMIADESGDDVGTTVPTRAIGGSSSGTQQYPPHFSSLDLDAMRQDDNDLQASGFGARDTEGSAGMNEFQVGQQFQDKDEALLSVKTYSIRRGVQYKVVESDYRRYVGKCSEFGNGCTWLIRLSLRQRKGIWEVKRYNGPHTCLASSISSDHRSLDYHVISTFVMPMVRADAGVNIKVLQNATAAHFGFRPTYRRVWMAKQKAVAVIYGDWDESYNELPRWVLGVQLTMPGTVAVLRTCPVRVGGQKPLTKTINKKPLTINR; encoded by the coding sequence atggctagtgaggagagtttcctAGTTCTGGTACATTACAGAGGGTCGATTAAAAGAAAAACTCGGTCCGgcgtgaagttcactgataaggatccccTATGTATTATCGTGACGCCGACAACCACCTACGATGCACTTGTTAGCTCTGTGCTGGAGAAGCTGGGTGTTGAAGGCGTTAAACGGGTCAAGAAGTTTTTCTACCGCATTCCAACAGCGGTGCTCCATGACACCGTGAAGTTTGATTGTTTCACAATCGGTAGTGACGAGGACTTGCAGGTTATGTTTCTTTCTCGTAGGCAGTTTCCCGAGGTAAGGACACCAGAGCTGTTGGctaagttggttgatgtggtatctagcTCGGGTGGTTCGAACCGGAATGCCACTACCATAGCCGCGGTTGCCGACTCGAGCTCGAGACCTGCTGTTGCTTCATCCTCTGCTCCTGTGTATGAGCCACCGATACAGCCTGTTGCGTCCCCTTCGTTTGCGGTTGATCTGAGCGGCAATGTTGGAGACGAGGTTCGGTATGGGGAACATATTCCCACCGAGGTACATTGTCCCACACCGGCTGGTGTTGGTGATGGTCTGTTCGATGATCCAGATGACGATGACGTGGAGCCGGATATGATCGCTGATGAAAGCGGCGATGATGTTGGAACTACTGTTCCGACAAGGGCTATAGGTGGAtctagttctggcacacagcagtatccaccccATTTTTCCTCATTGGACCTGGATGCCATGCGGCAAGACGACAATGATCTGCAGGCCTCAGGATTTGGTGCTAGAGATACCGAGGGGTCTGCCGGTATGAACGAATTCCAGGTtggccaacaatttcaagataaaGATGAGGCACTGTTGAGTGTGAAGACGTACAGTATCCGCCGAGGGGTCCAGTACAAGGTCGTTGAGTCTGACTACCGCAGGTATGTGggaaagtgttctgagtttgggaatgggtgcacatggctaATTCGGTTGAGTCTCCGACAGCGGAAGGGTATCTGGGAAGTGAAGCGATACAACGGACCGCATACATGTCTTGCCAGCTCCATCTCCAGCGACCATAGGAGTCTGGACTACCATGTCATATCCACCTTCGTTATGCcgatggttagggctgatgcaggTGTGAACATAAAGGTCCTCCAAAATGCCACGGCCGCACACTTCGGGTTCAGGCCTACGTACAGAAGGgtatggatggcgaagcagaaggccgttGCCGTGATATATGGGGACTGGGACGAGTCGTACAATGAGCTCCCTAGGTGGGTCTTAGGAGTGCAGCTGACGATGCCTGGCACTGTAGCCGTCCTCAGGACTTGCCCTGTTCGAGTTGGGGGACAAAAACCGttaacaaaaaccattaacaaaaaaccattaacaataaaccgctaa